In the genome of Acidimicrobiales bacterium, the window CTCGGTCCGCTTCCCATCAGCAAGATCGACCCGGACTGTGCCCGTCGCCTTCTCGAGCAGCCCTTCGTGCCCACGCCGGCCGAGCTCCCCGAAGAACTCCGCCGTCGGATCAGCCATCAACTTCCCTCCCAGGTCGATTCTCCAGCGGGCGCCGGCGCCTCCTCATCGGCTCTTGTTGTAGCCAACCTCAAGCGGCTGCTCCTGCGTGAGGTGACCCGTCGCGACCACCGCCTCCCCGCGGCGCAACTCATAGCAATAGCCGAAGCCCGGGCATCAGCGTGCGAACGATACGCAAACGGATCCAACGAAGTTCAGGTTTCCACGATGCTGCGTTCCCGAGCGGGCCGGTCACTTCGTTTCCGGCGTGCGTGGTCAGGCACCTTTGGTGATGGATTCGGCAGGACTTGGCGCACCGGCTTCAGGACCGCGGCACTCGTGTTCACTATCTTCGCTTTCGTCTCGTCGCCGCGGACCACTCGCTGGACGCCCCTCGCTGTCTGGATCGTCATCGCCGTTTTCGTCTGGCAAGGGGCGCCGTACACCGGGACGAGTCTCAACCCCGCGCGCAGCCTCGGCCCCGCCGCCGTCGGCGGGCACTGGACCGACTACTGGGTCTACGTCGTCGGTCCCCTCGGCGGCGCGCTCAGCGCGGTCGCGCTGTGGGCCCTCGTGCCGCGGACCACGCTCACCGCGAAGCTCTTCCACGACCCCTCCTACCGGAGCGTGCTCGGATCGGCCCTCCCCGTGCGCCCCTGACGACGAGTGCGGCCAGCGTATGACCGTGTGTGTCGAGGCGGCCCTCGAGCGTCCCCCTCGCCGGCGTTCTGTTGTAGCCAGAGCTCAAGTGGTGGGCTGGCTCGGTCACAAGCGTCTTCGCCGTCGAACCACTGCGAGTGTTGCCGGTGCCGCCGGGTTCAACCCCTATCTCAGATGGGATTCAGCGCAGACGCGAACTCAGCAGGTCGCCTGTTGGCGACGCAGCGCTCGAAGAGCGCGGCCTGCCTCCCAAGCGACCTCGTGCCGAGATTCCGGCTCGGAACGACTCAACCAGGGACGCTCTCCAACTCGCCTGCGGCCCGACCGCGTTCAAGAAAGCCCACGCAGCCCGCCTCACTCACGCCCTACCGGATAGCCCTTAAGGTCCGGAACCGCCCTTCAGGAAGCACCAGGGCACGGTGGCATTCTTCCTGCTGACGTAAGCGAACTGGGAGTAGCGGTGCCCAGCGGGCAGCACGGCGTTTCCGGTCCGGACGTCGAAGGTGACGCGGTAGAGCCGCTTGAGCAGGGGGCCACCCGCGAGGGGCTCACCTGCTGGCAGACCCATCTTTCGCACGGAGATGATCCGGGGAACAAAAGGCGGCGGCGGGATCACGTACTCGGCCGCTGCCTGCGGTTGCGCCGAGCACCGGGGCGCGACCACAACGACCCGGTATCGCAGCGCCTGGAGCGCTTTCACTGTCTCGCCGCGTGTCAAGGCGTAGACGACCGTCACTCTCCCAACGCCGACAGCTCTGTACACGACGACCACGCTTGCGCCAACGTCCGCGTCCCACAGTGGTCGGACCACGGCCGGATCAACCGGGCGGGCGCCGCGCCAGACGAGCCCGGACGACGCAGAGTGAGATGGAAACGCCATCGCGAAGAGCGTGCCCACCTGGGCGCTGATGTCCGAAACCGAGCCTGCCGGGAGAGGCCCAACCGGGGGAGCGCTCGCCGACGCACCAGCCGCCACGCATCCGACCACGACCACTGCGGCAACCCCACACCGCAACCGCCGGCGAAGAGCCAATCTCATGCCAGCATCATTCGCCGCCGCACCAGACTGCTGCATCAGAGAGAGGCCCGACTCGCTCGGCGGGATTTACGCATGCGCGGCG includes:
- a CDS encoding aquaporin; this encodes MLRSRAGRSLRFRRAWSGTFGDGFGRTWRTGFRTAALVFTIFAFVSSPRTTRWTPLAVWIVIAVFVWQGAPYTGTSLNPARSLGPAAVGGHWTDYWVYVVGPLGGALSAVALWALVPRTTLTAKLFHDPSYRSVLGSALPVRP